Proteins encoded by one window of Desulfovibrio sp. Huiquan2017:
- a CDS encoding AzlC family ABC transporter permease translates to MSARFTTESVRQGALLTLPVALSVFVYGLVYGLLTRQAGLTLAESALSSGLIFAGSSQFVVLDMWSHPLPITTLVFTAFIVNLRQVLMGASLAPWMRGLPPRTTLPLFFLLTDESWAMTYGAVSRGKADMGFLLGSGLLIWAAWMGATVTGRLAGAAIPDPETWGLDFAFTAVFISLLAGLWKGKGDIPPWLVAAVAALAAHHFLPGKWYIVIGGLAGSLTGLWGNNADR, encoded by the coding sequence ATGAGCGCCCGATTCACAACGGAATCTGTCCGGCAGGGGGCCCTGCTCACCCTGCCGGTGGCCCTCAGCGTTTTTGTCTATGGGCTGGTCTATGGGCTGCTCACCCGCCAGGCCGGGCTGACCCTGGCGGAATCAGCACTGTCCAGCGGCCTGATTTTCGCCGGATCGTCCCAATTCGTGGTCCTGGATATGTGGTCGCATCCTCTGCCTATAACCACTCTTGTTTTCACTGCATTCATAGTCAACCTTCGCCAAGTGCTCATGGGCGCGTCCCTGGCGCCCTGGATGCGGGGACTGCCTCCGCGCACCACCCTCCCCTTGTTCTTCCTGCTGACCGACGAGAGTTGGGCCATGACCTACGGGGCCGTAAGCCGGGGGAAAGCGGACATGGGCTTCCTGCTGGGCAGCGGCCTGCTTATCTGGGCCGCCTGGATGGGAGCCACCGTTACCGGCAGGCTGGCCGGGGCCGCCATCCCAGATCCCGAAACCTGGGGGCTTGACTTCGCTTTCACCGCCGTTTTCATTTCCCTCTTGGCCGGGCTGTGGAAGGGCAAGGGCGACATCCCGCCTTGGCTCGTGGCCGCAGTGGCCGCCCTTGCGGCCCATCATTTCCTGCCCGGCAAATGGTATATCGTGATCGGCGGATTGGCCGGAAGCCTGACGGGTCTCTGGGGGAACAATGCGGACCGATAG
- a CDS encoding AzlD domain-containing protein, with amino-acid sequence MRTDSLVAILAMAAVTYLTRIGGPWMVRLVQGNRRVEACLSRLPGSILASLLAPLVFAAGSPEVVASAVTLLVSARVKSMPLALIAGVGTLAILRRLM; translated from the coding sequence ATGCGGACCGATAGCCTCGTCGCCATCCTCGCCATGGCCGCCGTGACCTATCTGACCCGGATAGGCGGGCCGTGGATGGTGCGCCTGGTCCAGGGCAACCGGCGGGTCGAGGCCTGCCTGTCACGGCTGCCGGGCTCCATTCTGGCCTCCCTGCTTGCGCCCCTAGTCTTTGCGGCCGGGTCTCCCGAAGTCGTGGCCTCGGCCGTGACCCTGTTGGTGTCCGCGCGCGTCAAGAGCATGCCCCTGGCCCTGATCGCGGGCGTAGGCACCCTGGCCATTCTCCGCCGCCTGATGTAA
- a CDS encoding GNAT family N-acetyltransferase encodes MHIESVKKSEYPELLVVWEASVRATHHFLEEADIDALRPLILEQYFDAVELHCVRDGDGTIIGFSGTANNNLEMLFVSPAHRGQGVGTALCGHAIRHGVTRVDVNEQNPQALGFYEHLGFEVVARSPQDQQGRPFPLLHLTLRRP; translated from the coding sequence ATGCACATAGAATCCGTCAAAAAATCCGAGTACCCCGAACTGCTCGTCGTATGGGAGGCTTCAGTCCGCGCTACCCACCATTTCCTCGAAGAGGCGGACATCGACGCCCTGCGTCCGCTCATCCTTGAACAATATTTCGATGCCGTTGAACTGCACTGCGTGCGCGACGGAGATGGAACCATCATCGGTTTCAGCGGCACCGCCAACAACAACTTGGAGATGCTCTTTGTCTCCCCTGCCCATCGGGGACAGGGGGTGGGAACCGCCTTGTGCGGCCACGCCATCCGTCACGGCGTGACCCGGGTGGACGTCAATGAACAGAACCCCCAGGCCCTTGGCTTTTACGAACACCTTGGCTTTGAGGTGGTCGCCCGTTCCCCCCAGGACCAACAGGGCCGCCCCTTCCCCCTGCTCCACCTGACGCTACGCCGGCCCTGA